One Sporomusaceae bacterium ACPt DNA window includes the following coding sequences:
- the hisC_3 gene encoding Histidinol-phosphate aminotransferase: MAEQFYDFVSIQLDKNSKASLYTQLYDCLRELILSGKLGHGYLLPPVRKLASFLGINPGTVVSAYKLLEQNGYTYSRAGSGNYVAQIAGNAQDGPEPALIDIDLEIFENKSSAGDRPNCIDFASVMPTPDLLPIDDFKNVLIEVLDRDKGFAFGYQESQGFYPLREAISLYLKEQGVKAQADNVQIISGAQQGIDIIAKALLNFGDYVFTENPTYPGAIASFRSRGAKIIGIPMENDGIDIQELENKIRSFRPRLIYIMANIQNPTGYSYSLAKRNRLIGLARRYDAIILEDDYISELDFTDTPMAPLKALDRDQRVIYLKSFSKIFMPGLRLAFLLMPPHLVAKVLAVKHHSDISTSGLTQRAFDLYLRKGIWRKHIAAIHSIYWERYQTALNAIEQFLPSTVICHRPRGGLTFWLSLPEGLSAIKIVQEAEKRDVFLLPGTAFFPRRPPDRFLRLSFAVAGSEKIMQGLKVLGEVITENLQAMKK, from the coding sequence ATGGCTGAACAATTTTATGATTTTGTATCGATACAATTAGACAAAAACAGCAAAGCTTCTCTGTATACCCAACTGTATGACTGTTTACGTGAGCTCATCTTGAGCGGAAAACTCGGCCACGGATATTTATTACCGCCGGTACGGAAACTGGCTTCCTTTCTGGGAATTAACCCCGGCACAGTAGTGAGCGCGTATAAACTGTTGGAACAAAACGGCTATACATACTCCCGGGCCGGCAGCGGCAACTATGTGGCCCAAATTGCCGGCAACGCTCAGGACGGACCTGAACCTGCCTTAATCGATATCGATTTAGAAATCTTTGAAAATAAAAGCAGTGCCGGCGATAGACCAAATTGCATCGATTTCGCCAGCGTAATGCCTACTCCTGATTTATTACCCATTGATGACTTTAAGAATGTACTGATCGAGGTACTGGACCGGGATAAAGGCTTTGCGTTCGGTTATCAGGAAAGCCAAGGCTTCTATCCTTTACGGGAGGCCATTTCCCTGTATTTAAAAGAACAAGGAGTAAAAGCTCAGGCTGATAATGTTCAGATTATTTCAGGAGCACAGCAAGGCATTGATATTATTGCTAAAGCCTTATTAAACTTCGGCGATTATGTATTTACCGAAAATCCTACTTATCCTGGCGCCATAGCCTCCTTTCGCTCACGCGGCGCAAAAATTATCGGAATTCCCATGGAAAATGACGGTATTGATATTCAAGAACTGGAAAATAAAATACGCTCTTTTCGCCCCCGGCTGATTTACATTATGGCCAATATTCAAAATCCTACAGGCTATTCTTACTCACTGGCTAAACGAAACAGACTGATTGGCCTTGCCAGACGTTATGACGCCATTATTCTGGAAGATGACTATATTAGCGAACTGGATTTCACCGATACTCCTATGGCTCCGTTAAAAGCTCTGGACCGGGATCAAAGAGTGATTTATCTAAAAAGTTTTTCGAAAATTTTCATGCCGGGGCTGCGTCTGGCCTTTTTACTTATGCCGCCGCATTTAGTAGCTAAAGTTCTGGCGGTTAAGCATCATTCAGACATTTCGACATCAGGGTTAACGCAACGGGCTTTTGATTTATATTTACGGAAAGGTATCTGGCGAAAGCATATAGCTGCCATTCATAGTATTTATTGGGAGCGGTATCAGACCGCGCTCAACGCAATTGAGCAATTTTTACCGTCAACCGTCATCTGTCACCGCCCGCGCGGCGGCCTGACCTTCTGGCTATCGCTGCCGGAAGGATTATCGGCGATTAAGATTGTCCAAGAGGCTGAAAAACGTGATGTTTTCTTGCTGCCAGGCACAGCCTTTTTTCCCCGCCGTCCGCCGGACCGCTTTCTGCGGCTTAGTTTTGCTGTTGCCGGCTCGGAAAAAATAATGCAAGGCCTGAAAGTGCTGGGTGAGGTTATCACGGAGAATTTGCAGGCTATGAAAAAGTAA
- the mprA_1 gene encoding Response regulator MprA — translation MRILVVEDDNILREAVVSLLSEENYDVDEATTGDEGLYAAEQGIHDLLVLDIMLPVVSGLDIVKTIRSKGFTVPILLLTARDSIDDRVTGLEAGADDYLVKPFAIRELLARIKALLRRKGNLVSESELSYGGISLNNKVRDGFAGNQALGLSTKEYDVLEFLILNKEQILTREQIFDRIWGFDSDTTISIVDLYIHYLRKKLSPSGLDTLIKTVRGAGFMLKEG, via the coding sequence ATGCGGATTCTTGTCGTTGAAGACGATAATATTTTGCGGGAAGCTGTTGTCTCGTTGTTATCAGAGGAAAACTATGATGTTGATGAAGCAACGACAGGTGATGAGGGATTGTACGCGGCTGAACAGGGTATTCATGATTTGTTGGTGCTTGATATCATGCTGCCTGTGGTCAGTGGCTTGGATATAGTTAAAACCATAAGAAGTAAGGGTTTTACTGTGCCAATACTGTTGCTTACAGCCCGCGACAGTATCGATGACCGTGTGACCGGCCTGGAAGCGGGGGCAGACGACTACCTAGTAAAACCTTTTGCGATAAGAGAGCTATTGGCAAGAATAAAAGCGTTATTACGGCGCAAGGGTAATCTTGTTAGCGAGAGCGAATTAAGTTATGGGGGTATTTCATTAAATAACAAGGTCCGGGACGGGTTTGCCGGGAACCAGGCGCTTGGACTAAGTACCAAAGAATATGACGTTTTGGAATTCCTTATTTTGAATAAGGAGCAAATCCTTACGCGGGAACAAATATTTGACCGGATTTGGGGATTCGATTCAGATACCACTATTAGCATTGTTGATTTATATATCCATTATTTGCGAAAGAAACTTAGTCCTTCCGGCTTGGATACGTTAATCAAAACTGTACGCGGCGCCGGCTTCATGCTGAAGGAGGGGTAG
- the pdxT gene encoding Pyridoxal 5'-phosphate synthase subunit PdxT, whose amino-acid sequence MVTIGVLALQGAVKEHLDCLNALPEVRGIPVKKAADFTDIDGLILPGGESTTMGKLLREYNLSQLLIDKITGGMPVWGTCAGMILLAKTITGENIRHLGVMDICVRRNAYGSQLDSFATSVVIPELGATPIPLVFIRAPYVESAGANVKILAKVDDKIVAVEENNMLATAFHPELTDDLSFHKYFINKVIKRG is encoded by the coding sequence ATGGTTACTATTGGGGTGCTGGCACTGCAGGGAGCGGTAAAAGAGCACCTGGACTGCCTCAACGCCCTGCCTGAAGTGCGAGGCATACCTGTAAAAAAAGCAGCAGACTTTACTGATATTGATGGTCTCATTCTCCCTGGCGGCGAATCCACCACCATGGGAAAACTGCTGCGCGAGTACAATCTGTCCCAACTGTTGATTGATAAAATTACCGGCGGTATGCCGGTATGGGGTACTTGCGCCGGCATGATTTTACTGGCCAAAACAATTACCGGGGAAAATATCCGGCATTTAGGGGTGATGGACATTTGCGTGCGGCGAAACGCTTACGGCAGCCAACTGGACAGTTTTGCCACCAGCGTCGTTATACCGGAATTAGGTGCCACCCCCATCCCTTTAGTGTTTATTCGCGCACCTTATGTTGAATCAGCCGGAGCCAATGTAAAAATATTGGCCAAAGTTGATGATAAAATTGTCGCGGTAGAGGAAAACAACATGCTGGCCACCGCTTTTCATCCGGAATTGACTGATGATTTGTCCTTCCATAAGTATTTCATCAACAAAGTAATAAAGAGAGGCTAA
- the sasA_9 gene encoding Adaptive-response sensory-kinase SasA: MFLNTLRKLTALNSLVFLLIFIAFTSIIYGYVSFRLFDKVDNAMWSQADSFRLLSGRVVPVRGRPLFDPRIFLLLRSTDGRIINPNPFRTAETGNIGEIASTIKLGEVQTREYEGHVYRVMSFPYLHEDNFWGNDSRFQVREIIAVSIVDSETELLSNLFWITLGGGIISMISIVLAGYFLAKRAMIPIQAAWEKQQQFVSDASHELRSPITGIYSNAELMLRHPEHTIEEESHRINTIMKESMRMTKLISSLLTLARSDANKAELQLAPVNISEVIEAVVGSFKSMEEINNLTLTVNVKPNLELIADKERLHQLMVILLDNAFKYTPPGGKVHISCFQTDKHVIISVQDTGCGISPENLPRVFDRFFRGDKARSRESGGIGLGLAIAKWIVEKHKGKIGVESELGRGTKFTISIPVTHT, encoded by the coding sequence ATGTTTCTAAATACGCTGCGGAAATTGACCGCCCTGAACTCGCTTGTTTTCTTATTGATTTTTATAGCATTTACCTCGATTATTTACGGATATGTTTCGTTCCGTTTGTTTGATAAAGTTGACAATGCGATGTGGTCACAAGCTGATTCATTCCGGTTGTTAAGCGGACGTGTGGTTCCGGTAAGAGGGCGGCCACTGTTTGATCCGCGTATTTTTTTGTTATTGCGCAGTACTGACGGACGGATCATCAATCCTAACCCTTTTAGAACTGCCGAGACTGGTAACATTGGGGAAATTGCCTCAACGATTAAGCTGGGAGAAGTTCAGACCAGAGAATATGAAGGCCATGTTTACCGGGTAATGAGTTTTCCCTATTTACATGAGGACAATTTTTGGGGTAATGACAGCAGGTTTCAAGTCCGGGAGATAATTGCTGTAAGTATTGTAGATTCTGAAACTGAATTACTCAGTAACCTGTTTTGGATTACATTAGGCGGCGGAATAATAAGCATGATCAGCATAGTTTTGGCAGGATATTTTCTTGCTAAACGCGCCATGATTCCTATTCAAGCAGCATGGGAAAAGCAGCAACAGTTTGTTTCCGACGCATCTCATGAACTCCGTTCACCGATTACCGGAATTTATAGCAATGCCGAGTTAATGCTAAGACATCCTGAACATACCATTGAGGAGGAAAGTCACAGGATTAATACTATAATGAAAGAGTCCATGCGAATGACCAAGCTAATATCCAGTCTGCTCACCTTAGCCCGGTCTGACGCTAACAAGGCCGAACTGCAGTTAGCCCCGGTAAACATAAGCGAGGTTATTGAGGCTGTTGTCGGGAGTTTTAAATCAATGGAAGAAATCAATAATCTTACCCTTACCGTCAATGTAAAACCTAATTTAGAATTGATAGCCGACAAGGAACGTCTGCATCAACTGATGGTTATTTTACTGGACAATGCTTTTAAATACACTCCTCCGGGGGGAAAAGTGCATATTTCTTGTTTTCAGACCGACAAGCATGTCATAATTAGTGTTCAAGATACCGGTTGTGGCATATCGCCCGAGAATTTGCCGCGTGTTTTTGATCGCTTTTTCCGGGGAGACAAAGCGCGTTCGCGTGAAAGTGGCGGAATCGGCTTAGGACTGGCAATAGCCAAGTGGATTGTAGAAAAACACAAGGGAAAAATCGGAGTCGAAAGTGAGTTAGGAAGAGGAACGAAGTTCACAATTAGCATTCCCGTCACTCATACTTAG
- the pdxS gene encoding Pyridoxal 5'-phosphate synthase subunit PdxS: MENRYELNKNLAQMLKGGVIMDVTNAEQAKIAEEAGAVAVMALERVPADIRKQGGVARMSDPRMIKEIKAAVTIPVMAKARIGHFVEAQILEAIGIDYVDESEVLTPADDIYHINKWDFKIPFVCGARNLGEALRRIGEGAAMIRTKGEAGTGNVVEAVRHMRTMLADIRRVKAAPQEELMSIAKEMGAPFHLIEYVWKHGKLPVVNFAAGGIATPADAALMMQLGCDGVFVGSGIFKSGDPQKRAKAIVQATTHYNDPQLLAQISEDLGEPMVGIEIDKIEPADRLAARGW; encoded by the coding sequence ATGGAAAACCGTTATGAACTGAACAAAAATCTAGCCCAAATGTTAAAGGGCGGCGTCATCATGGATGTCACCAACGCTGAACAGGCAAAAATTGCCGAAGAAGCCGGGGCAGTGGCTGTTATGGCCTTAGAAAGAGTTCCTGCCGATATTCGCAAGCAGGGCGGCGTGGCCCGAATGTCAGATCCGCGAATGATTAAAGAAATTAAAGCTGCCGTCACCATTCCGGTAATGGCCAAAGCACGGATCGGCCACTTTGTGGAAGCTCAAATTCTTGAGGCCATCGGTATTGACTATGTTGACGAAAGCGAAGTTTTAACCCCTGCAGACGATATCTACCATATCAATAAATGGGATTTTAAGATTCCTTTTGTCTGTGGTGCCAGAAATCTTGGAGAAGCTTTGCGCCGTATTGGCGAAGGGGCGGCTATGATCCGCACTAAAGGTGAAGCCGGTACAGGCAACGTAGTAGAAGCTGTCCGTCATATGCGGACCATGCTGGCTGATATAAGACGGGTAAAAGCAGCTCCCCAAGAAGAGCTGATGAGTATTGCCAAAGAAATGGGCGCACCTTTTCACTTAATTGAATATGTATGGAAACACGGTAAACTGCCGGTTGTTAATTTTGCCGCAGGTGGTATTGCTACTCCTGCCGACGCCGCCCTCATGATGCAGCTTGGCTGCGACGGAGTTTTTGTCGGATCAGGAATTTTCAAATCCGGCGATCCCCAAAAACGGGCCAAGGCAATTGTACAAGCCACCACCCATTATAACGACCCGCAGCTCTTGGCTCAGATATCCGAAGATTTAGGTGAACCTATGGTAGGCATTGAAATTGATAAAATAGAACCGGCAGACCGTTTGGCTGCCCGCGGGTGGTAA